From a single Salinirussus salinus genomic region:
- a CDS encoding DUF7289 family protein, translating into MSARGQSHVVGVALMLGLTVAALGALTAGVGTVLESQAAAADANRVASDLDAALDERAHGYHSGHVRFSEGSLSTVDRTVRVVRNGSVVGEVDAGGLVFESGDRRAAYVAGAVVRGRGGGAWLTEAPSVTGSERNGVVVVGVPRLGADEVGVGGTGGTAVTLETNVTHSRLDLGRGEFAVAIETATPDALARHFREENATVSRQDFDGDGTPSVVARYPGRRQGYLVVHDLALEVGDG; encoded by the coding sequence GTGTCCGCCCGTGGACAGTCACACGTCGTCGGCGTCGCACTCATGCTCGGGCTGACCGTCGCGGCGCTGGGCGCGCTGACTGCCGGTGTCGGCACGGTGCTGGAGTCACAGGCTGCGGCCGCCGACGCGAACCGGGTCGCAAGCGACCTCGACGCCGCGCTCGACGAACGGGCACACGGCTACCACAGCGGCCACGTCCGGTTCTCCGAGGGGTCGCTCTCGACGGTCGACCGAACGGTGCGCGTGGTCCGCAACGGGTCGGTCGTCGGCGAGGTCGACGCCGGCGGCCTCGTCTTCGAGTCCGGCGACCGCCGGGCCGCCTACGTCGCGGGGGCGGTCGTCCGCGGCCGCGGCGGAGGCGCCTGGCTCACCGAGGCCCCGTCGGTGACGGGCTCCGAGCGGAACGGCGTGGTCGTCGTCGGCGTCCCGCGGCTCGGGGCCGACGAGGTCGGTGTCGGCGGGACTGGCGGGACCGCGGTGACACTGGAAACGAACGTCACCCACAGTCGGCTTGACCTCGGCCGCGGGGAGTTCGCTGTCGCTATCGAGACCGCAACGCCCGACGCGCTGGCGCGTCACTTCCGCGAGGAGAACGCGACGGTCTCCCGGCAGGACTTCGACGGCGACGGAACGCCGAGCGTCGTCGCGCGGTACCCGGGTCGCCGGCAGGGGTATCTCGTCGTCCACGACCTCGCGCTGGAGGTGGGCGATGGATAA
- a CDS encoding DUF7266 family protein encodes MDNRGLSPVVGKTLAASLAVLYVAGMTALLLNGPVPAGRTAAGGELGERVLATAAGHIESSLPDGDRRVDTRTEVPMPATIRNAGYALELRAGRLVLDHPVDALDRETRLSLPANVTVADGDWESTDRLVVRVTGPPDNRTLWLEGD; translated from the coding sequence ATGGATAACCGCGGGCTCAGTCCGGTCGTCGGCAAGACCCTCGCCGCGAGCCTCGCGGTGCTGTACGTCGCCGGGATGACCGCGCTCCTGCTGAACGGCCCGGTGCCGGCGGGCCGGACGGCCGCCGGCGGGGAACTCGGCGAGCGGGTGCTCGCGACGGCTGCCGGTCACATCGAATCTTCTCTCCCCGACGGCGACCGCCGCGTCGACACCCGAACCGAGGTACCGATGCCCGCCACCATCCGGAACGCGGGGTACGCGCTCGAACTCCGCGCCGGTCGGCTCGTTCTCGACCACCCGGTAGACGCGCTCGACCGCGAGACGCGGCTGTCGCTGCCGGCGAACGTCACCGTCGCCGACGGCGACTGGGAGAGTACCGACCGGCTGGTGGTCCGCGTGACCGGGCCGCCCGACAACCGGACGCTGTGGCTGGAGGGCGACTGA
- a CDS encoding DUF7263 family protein codes for MARRAQTSLPGLGVAFLLLTAAVFVGLVAAEGSLSSTDRAALDRQAAVGLSERLTADHAPLTTRPNVLNESRLVGLDAAALRSTYGLADDAAVRVRLDGRTLAAAGSPREGRTVRRVVLVETRQRRTLTPEFTGSRRVTLPRRTDRVLVTLAPPPGTTVSEVRANGRVVLRDPGGLDGTYDAAVSPYETVTLRFEATGALDRGSVRVVYFPERTRPAELEVTVDG; via the coding sequence ATGGCGAGGCGCGCACAGACGTCCCTGCCCGGTCTCGGGGTCGCCTTCCTGTTGCTCACGGCGGCGGTGTTCGTCGGGCTCGTGGCGGCGGAGGGCTCGCTGAGTTCGACCGACCGGGCGGCGCTGGACCGGCAGGCTGCGGTCGGGCTCTCCGAACGGCTCACCGCCGACCACGCCCCCCTGACCACCCGTCCGAACGTGCTCAACGAGTCCCGGCTGGTCGGCCTTGACGCGGCGGCGCTGCGCTCGACGTACGGTCTCGCCGACGACGCCGCCGTCCGGGTCCGGCTCGATGGCCGGACGCTCGCTGCTGCGGGTAGCCCGCGCGAGGGGCGGACGGTCCGGCGGGTCGTCCTGGTCGAGACGCGCCAGCGCAGAACCCTCACACCCGAGTTCACCGGCTCCCGTCGGGTCACACTCCCGCGCCGGACCGACCGCGTGCTGGTGACGCTCGCCCCACCACCCGGAACCACTGTCAGCGAGGTCCGTGCCAACGGTCGCGTCGTCCTCCGGGACCCCGGCGGCCTCGATGGCACCTACGACGCCGCCGTCTCGCCGTACGAGACCGTCACGCTCCGGTTCGAGGCGACTGGCGCCCTCGACCGCGGGAGCGTCAGGGTCGTCTACTTCCCCGAGCGGACCCGACCGGCCGAACTCGAGGTGACCGTCGATGGATAG
- a CDS encoding DUF7262 family protein has protein sequence MDRGQAPLTAVEAALGVLLLASVAFVFVLGLPASPADETQLELYASDAATVLSSEGPRHADQTRLAELAASRESFERERGALERRLDRLLPANVLYRVEARYGTVGHPLPADVQTGTATVSTVNGDVTVRVWYA, from the coding sequence ATGGATAGGGGGCAGGCGCCGCTGACCGCCGTCGAGGCGGCACTCGGCGTTCTTCTGCTCGCCAGCGTGGCCTTCGTGTTCGTCCTCGGGCTGCCCGCGAGCCCGGCCGACGAGACACAGCTCGAGCTGTACGCTTCCGACGCAGCGACGGTGCTCTCCTCGGAGGGGCCCCGCCACGCCGACCAGACCCGGCTGGCCGAACTCGCCGCTTCCCGGGAGAGCTTCGAGCGCGAGCGGGGGGCACTCGAGCGGCGGCTCGACCGGCTGCTCCCGGCGAACGTGCTCTACCGGGTCGAGGCACGGTACGGAACCGTCGGACATCCGCTCCCCGCTGACGTACAGACGGGGACGGCAACCGTCTCGACGGTCAACGGCGACGTCACGGTCAGGGTGTGGTACGCGTGA
- a CDS encoding DUF7261 family protein — translation MTPRPQAGRGCDRYRNRAQLVLVAAVVMTAALVPLALAYLQLGYGASVPVDDDPVRDVTDTLERALVDAADGVPDSYAWSDRGAAVDTVRQRLRPTLSTLNRSRLDDDTALAVTYNASRASRWASADCPGGPGRAFGPCRADRGVVVQERAGETHVLAVAVDVRVSSPAAERRGTAVVTHAIRS, via the coding sequence GTGACGCCCCGTCCTCAGGCCGGCCGGGGCTGCGACCGATACCGGAACCGCGCCCAGCTGGTGCTGGTCGCGGCCGTCGTCATGACTGCCGCACTCGTCCCGCTGGCGCTCGCGTACCTCCAGCTCGGGTACGGCGCATCGGTTCCGGTCGACGACGACCCTGTCCGGGACGTGACCGACACGCTCGAGCGCGCGCTCGTCGACGCGGCCGACGGGGTCCCGGACAGCTACGCCTGGAGCGACCGCGGGGCAGCCGTCGACACGGTGCGACAGCGGCTCCGGCCCACACTGTCGACGCTCAACCGGTCCCGTCTCGACGACGACACGGCGCTCGCGGTGACGTACAACGCCAGCCGGGCCAGTAGGTGGGCGAGCGCCGACTGTCCCGGTGGACCGGGCCGAGCGTTCGGCCCTTGCCGTGCCGACCGCGGAGTCGTCGTCCAGGAGCGAGCGGGTGAAACACACGTCCTCGCGGTGGCCGTCGACGTCCGCGTCAGCAGCCCGGCAGCCGAGCGCCGCGGGACTGCGGTCGTCACGCACGCGATTCGCTCGTAG
- a CDS encoding HTH domain-containing protein, whose translation MSQGRDTEFGLAEVTAVFEDRKDYAEPLTASEVADQLGCSRRTALNKLHELQEETDLTSKKVGGRSRVWWIPVEV comes from the coding sequence ATGTCACAGGGACGGGATACCGAGTTCGGTCTCGCCGAGGTAACCGCAGTGTTCGAGGACCGGAAGGACTACGCCGAACCGCTCACCGCGAGTGAGGTCGCGGACCAGCTGGGCTGCTCTCGCCGGACGGCGCTGAACAAGCTCCACGAACTCCAGGAGGAGACCGACCTGACGAGCAAGAAAGTCGGCGGTCGCAGTCGGGTGTGGTGGATCCCGGTCGAGGTCTGA
- a CDS encoding type IV pilin — MRSRGISKPVGVVLLVAIVLLLSVSVASLALGFSLQTPTPQVAVEDEFYTVYDNSTGEIYQYARVQHEGGDSLEPEELRLVIEVDGERIDDPERTGSVTGPYRAGDRLEFNLTEADLCGVSADAFSMSIVHEPSNGIVAERTVPIERGADVQVVDNAVVTDRPFVATLTVVGIAASASSGDDIQPDIVYGRVVISYPNGTTETLTPWPDGNGTDGVELWEDDLNHPTLPGSYSYTTGQLPANASVTLEMRAPKPDGWQEVPAADGGPVDETIDGTQYDILEPDPGAGIQDPRFWIDASDPDNQNIILLRDGESVPTYGVAASHQPSLGGMLGSQLGPSGTLALDDREVAVLYELSESDAEPSNAPPANGGGGNPDYNDAVGLIDIEPVEVSLDREGGDPVLKCS, encoded by the coding sequence ATGAGGAGCCGCGGGATCAGCAAACCGGTCGGGGTCGTCCTCCTCGTCGCGATCGTGTTGTTGCTGTCCGTTTCGGTTGCCTCGCTGGCACTCGGGTTCTCGCTCCAGACGCCGACGCCACAGGTTGCGGTCGAAGACGAGTTCTACACCGTCTACGACAACAGCACTGGGGAGATCTACCAGTACGCCAGAGTCCAGCACGAGGGTGGTGACTCATTGGAACCGGAGGAGTTGCGGCTCGTCATCGAGGTCGACGGGGAGCGCATCGACGACCCGGAACGAACGGGCTCGGTTACCGGACCGTACCGTGCGGGCGACCGGCTAGAGTTCAACCTCACCGAGGCAGACCTGTGCGGGGTATCGGCCGATGCGTTTAGTATGTCCATCGTCCATGAGCCGTCGAACGGAATCGTGGCCGAGCGGACCGTCCCGATCGAGCGAGGGGCAGACGTCCAGGTCGTCGACAACGCAGTGGTCACGGACCGGCCCTTCGTCGCGACCCTCACAGTGGTTGGAATTGCCGCAAGCGCCAGCAGTGGCGACGATATCCAGCCCGACATCGTCTACGGGCGCGTCGTCATCAGCTATCCGAACGGAACGACAGAGACGCTTACGCCGTGGCCCGACGGGAACGGAACCGACGGGGTCGAGCTGTGGGAAGATGACCTCAACCACCCGACGTTGCCGGGAAGTTACTCGTACACGACGGGGCAACTCCCGGCGAACGCGTCGGTGACACTGGAGATGCGTGCGCCGAAGCCGGACGGATGGCAGGAAGTACCGGCCGCGGACGGCGGTCCGGTCGACGAGACGATCGACGGTACCCAGTATGACATCCTCGAACCCGACCCCGGTGCCGGGATCCAGGACCCCCGGTTCTGGATCGATGCCAGCGACCCCGATAACCAGAATATCATCCTGCTCCGCGACGGGGAGTCGGTCCCGACGTACGGGGTCGCGGCTTCCCACCAGCCGTCGCTGGGGGGCATGCTCGGCTCGCAACTCGGACCTTCGGGGACGCTCGCTCTCGACGACCGCGAGGTCGCAGTCCTGTACGAACTGTCAGAATCGGACGCGGAGCCGTCGAACGCGCCGCCGGCGAACGGCGGCGGTGGGAATCCCGACTACAACGACGCCGTCGGGCTGATCGACATCGAACCAGTAGAGGTTTCACTGGACAGGGAAGGCGGCGATCCAGTCCTGAAATGTTCGTGA
- a CDS encoding nucleotide-binding protein: MVETFAVASGKGGTGKTTTTLALGMALAEEYDVTVIDADTGMANVLFHAGLADVETTLHEVLAGEAPVEEAAYDRFGMRVVPCGTSLAGFRDSDPTRLREVVADLAADTDVILLDAPAALGSRQGVLPVVLADRVVVVLQPTIPSLSDGLKAQEYAHTYETGVAGLLFNRVTDDANIEAVSERAERYFEGETLATVPEREVVRAARRAGEPLLAHAPDSEPAAAYREAAAALEVRERDSGAVADRFRNAVVPEQP, from the coding sequence ATGGTGGAGACGTTCGCCGTCGCCAGCGGGAAGGGGGGGACAGGCAAGACCACCACCACGCTCGCGCTGGGGATGGCCCTGGCCGAGGAGTACGACGTGACCGTCATCGACGCCGACACGGGGATGGCGAACGTCCTCTTCCACGCCGGGCTCGCCGACGTGGAGACGACGCTGCACGAGGTGCTCGCCGGCGAGGCGCCCGTCGAGGAGGCCGCCTACGACCGCTTCGGGATGCGGGTGGTCCCCTGTGGCACGTCGCTGGCGGGCTTTCGGGACAGCGACCCCACACGCCTCCGGGAGGTCGTCGCGGACCTCGCCGCCGACACGGACGTCATCCTGCTGGACGCGCCGGCCGCGCTGGGCAGCAGGCAGGGCGTGTTGCCGGTGGTGCTCGCCGACCGGGTCGTGGTGGTGCTCCAGCCCACGATCCCCTCGCTGTCGGACGGGCTCAAAGCCCAGGAGTACGCCCACACCTACGAGACTGGAGTTGCGGGGCTGCTCTTCAACCGCGTGACCGACGACGCCAACATCGAGGCGGTCAGCGAGCGGGCCGAGCGGTACTTCGAGGGGGAGACGCTGGCGACGGTCCCGGAGCGGGAGGTCGTCCGGGCGGCCAGGCGGGCCGGCGAGCCGCTGCTCGCGCACGCACCGGACTCCGAGCCTGCGGCAGCCTACCGGGAGGCGGCGGCGGCACTGGAGGTCCGCGAACGCGATTCGGGGGCGGTCGCCGACCGCTTCCGGAACGCGGTCGTTCCCGAACAGCCATGA
- a CDS encoding histidine kinase N-terminal 7TM domain-containing protein, translating into MTAVAMVGSGLFHLLLLAGAAAVTGGLAGYAWRHREQPGAVPLSAAMVGVTFWGVTEMFALSQTWGPHLFWERVQWLAIAVVPVLFFLFIVDFTGYDSVLSRRLLPLYFVVPAVTVALVWTNPAHGLMWTDPFHIAAGGVVTLDQTFGPWFWVYFVYAYSLLIVGFLLLLRLVAVSEYLYFDQSVLIVVGLLAPLAGNAARVFGLTPLPGLDLTPYGFAVTGVAFGNALFRYRLFDLLPATRQLGRQAALAALDDGVVIVDTDREVLYMNAAAGEILDRDPTGALGEPADRLVGDEELDLAATDRLAELSVDGRTYEVETAPVADRRGREVGHTVLLYDVTERKRRERELRAQRDRFQRLERINTVIREVNQALVGATTVDELERAVVESLATPGLYDTVWLNTTASDGPPVRMVADDDSARTVEEGAEFGELPPPLVADDPDVAGTDLPADPAEADGGDWATVPVVYGRTVYGVLALHSDREAGFGERELSVLDELGETVGHALNAVEHTRLLVADTHVELDFRSTDGDALLVALAGETGVEWTLDGLVPADDGDLIAYLSTDEGVDAAAAVSHPGVVDTRRLATDGGTTLEVTAAEGMLAHPLVEFGANVRTATAADGSCRLVAEISPEANVRAVVERLQEEFPETELLAKREVEPTGEAALPDEADLTDRQREALEAAYRAGYFEWPRDSTAEEVAASLDIASPTLHGHLRKAENRLVETFFNN; encoded by the coding sequence ATGACAGCAGTTGCTATGGTCGGTTCGGGGCTGTTTCACCTCCTGTTGCTCGCTGGCGCGGCCGCCGTGACGGGCGGGCTGGCGGGCTACGCCTGGCGCCACCGCGAGCAGCCGGGCGCGGTCCCGCTCTCGGCGGCGATGGTCGGCGTCACCTTCTGGGGTGTCACCGAGATGTTCGCCCTCTCCCAGACCTGGGGGCCGCACCTGTTCTGGGAACGGGTCCAGTGGCTCGCGATCGCCGTCGTCCCGGTGCTGTTTTTCCTCTTCATCGTCGACTTCACCGGGTACGACTCGGTGCTCTCCCGCCGGCTGCTCCCGCTGTATTTCGTGGTCCCGGCAGTCACCGTGGCCCTCGTCTGGACCAACCCGGCCCACGGGCTGATGTGGACCGACCCGTTCCACATCGCGGCCGGCGGGGTGGTGACACTCGACCAGACCTTCGGCCCCTGGTTCTGGGTCTACTTCGTCTACGCCTACTCGCTGCTCATCGTCGGGTTCCTGTTGCTGTTGCGGCTGGTCGCGGTGTCGGAGTACCTCTACTTCGACCAGAGCGTGCTGATCGTCGTCGGGCTCCTCGCACCGCTTGCGGGCAACGCCGCCAGGGTGTTCGGCCTGACGCCGCTGCCCGGACTCGACCTGACGCCCTACGGCTTCGCGGTGACGGGTGTCGCCTTCGGGAACGCCCTGTTCCGGTACCGACTCTTCGACCTGCTGCCCGCGACCCGACAGCTCGGCCGGCAGGCGGCCCTGGCGGCCCTCGACGACGGGGTCGTCATCGTCGACACCGACCGGGAGGTACTGTACATGAACGCCGCCGCGGGGGAGATCCTCGACCGTGACCCGACCGGGGCGCTGGGCGAGCCCGCCGACCGGCTCGTCGGGGACGAAGAGCTCGACCTCGCGGCGACCGACCGGCTGGCCGAACTCTCCGTGGACGGCCGGACCTACGAGGTCGAGACCGCGCCGGTCGCCGACCGGCGGGGCCGGGAGGTGGGGCACACCGTCCTCCTGTACGACGTGACCGAACGCAAGCGCCGCGAGCGGGAGCTGCGCGCCCAGCGCGACCGGTTCCAGCGCCTCGAGCGGATCAACACCGTCATCCGCGAGGTGAACCAGGCGCTCGTCGGGGCCACCACGGTCGACGAACTCGAGCGGGCGGTCGTCGAATCCCTCGCGACTCCGGGGCTGTACGACACGGTCTGGCTCAACACGACCGCCAGCGACGGCCCCCCGGTCAGGATGGTCGCCGACGACGACAGCGCCCGGACGGTCGAGGAGGGTGCCGAATTCGGGGAGCTCCCCCCGCCGCTCGTCGCCGACGACCCCGATGTCGCCGGGACCGACCTCCCGGCCGACCCCGCCGAGGCCGACGGCGGTGACTGGGCGACCGTCCCGGTGGTGTACGGCCGGACGGTCTACGGCGTGCTCGCGTTGCACAGCGACCGGGAGGCCGGCTTCGGCGAGCGGGAACTCTCCGTCCTGGACGAACTCGGCGAGACGGTCGGTCACGCGCTCAACGCCGTCGAGCACACCCGCCTGCTCGTCGCGGACACGCACGTGGAACTGGACTTCCGGTCGACCGACGGGGACGCCCTGCTGGTCGCGCTCGCCGGGGAGACCGGGGTCGAGTGGACTCTCGACGGCCTCGTCCCCGCCGACGACGGCGACCTCATCGCCTACCTCAGCACCGACGAGGGAGTCGACGCCGCGGCCGCCGTCTCCCATCCCGGCGTCGTCGACACCCGCCGGCTGGCAACCGACGGCGGGACGACGCTGGAGGTGACCGCGGCCGAGGGGATGCTCGCACACCCGCTGGTCGAGTTCGGCGCGAACGTCCGTACGGCGACCGCGGCCGACGGGAGCTGCCGGCTCGTCGCCGAGATATCGCCGGAGGCCAACGTCCGGGCGGTCGTCGAGCGGCTCCAGGAGGAGTTCCCGGAGACGGAGCTGCTGGCGAAACGCGAGGTCGAACCGACGGGGGAGGCCGCGCTGCCCGACGAGGCCGACCTGACCGACCGCCAGCGCGAGGCGTTAGAAGCCGCCTACCGCGCCGGCTACTTCGAGTGGCCCCGCGACTCCACCGCCGAGGAGGTCGCGGCGTCGCTGGACATCGCCTCCCCGACGCTGCACGGGCACCTCCGCAAGGCCGAGAACCGGCTGGTCGAAACTTTCTTCAACAACTGA
- the surE gene encoding 5'/3'-nucleotidase SurE: MDILLTNDDGIDAPGIRALADALSELGEVTVVAPARNQSAVGRGLSYGRMGPDQGNEGDIGIDEADEEPFTVTIPYEEHDLGYAIHGTPCDCVIVGARTFEPDVVVSGCNPGANLGVHVLPRSGTASAAEEAACLGVPGIAVSMNGLGHDREELAVPDFERACRVGRRVVERAVGGDAFAHTDYLNVNVPGPDEAITGVAVTRATPEYDMHADLTDGSFRLHNPLWAGMAAGDIPDGRGTDRHALLEGRVSVSPLSLRSADEAGFDELEPLFAGVTD; this comes from the coding sequence ATGGACATCCTGCTGACCAACGACGACGGGATCGACGCGCCGGGCATCAGGGCGCTCGCGGACGCGCTCTCCGAGCTGGGCGAGGTGACGGTCGTCGCCCCGGCGCGCAACCAGAGCGCGGTGGGGCGCGGGCTCTCGTATGGTCGGATGGGACCGGACCAGGGCAACGAGGGCGACATCGGCATCGACGAGGCCGACGAGGAACCGTTCACCGTCACCATCCCCTACGAGGAACACGACCTGGGCTACGCCATCCACGGGACTCCCTGTGACTGCGTGATCGTCGGGGCGCGGACCTTCGAGCCGGACGTGGTGGTCTCGGGCTGTAACCCCGGCGCGAACCTCGGGGTTCACGTCCTCCCGCGGTCGGGGACGGCGAGCGCGGCCGAAGAGGCGGCCTGTCTGGGCGTGCCCGGTATCGCGGTCTCGATGAACGGGCTCGGACACGACCGCGAGGAACTCGCAGTGCCGGACTTCGAGCGGGCCTGCCGGGTGGGACGACGGGTCGTCGAGCGCGCGGTCGGGGGCGACGCCTTCGCACACACCGACTACCTGAACGTCAACGTTCCCGGGCCGGACGAGGCCATCACCGGGGTGGCGGTGACCCGGGCCACTCCGGAGTACGACATGCACGCGGACCTGACCGACGGGAGCTTCCGGCTGCACAACCCGCTGTGGGCCGGGATGGCTGCCGGCGACATCCCCGACGGCCGGGGGACCGACCGGCACGCGCTGCTGGAGGGGCGTGTCAGCGTCTCGCCGCTGTCGCTTCGGTCGGCCGACGAGGCAGGGTTCGACGAGCTGGAGCCGCTGTTCGCGGGTGTCACGGACTGA